A single Cnuibacter physcomitrellae DNA region contains:
- the coaE gene encoding dephospho-CoA kinase, which yields MLTVGLTGGIAAGKSTITKRLRELGALTADADQLSREAVEPGTPALARIRERFGDGVIGEDGHLDRAALGAIVFADDAARADLNAIVHPAVGALTALRRAEAAATGPDAVFVYDVPLLVETGGRRDFDVVIVAEAPEEVRIDRLMRLRGLSREEAERRIASQASDEERRAIADIVIDTGGTLEETLSQTDAAWRRIRGSA from the coding sequence ATGCTCACCGTAGGCCTCACCGGCGGGATCGCCGCCGGCAAGTCGACGATCACGAAGCGCCTGCGCGAGCTCGGCGCCCTCACCGCGGATGCGGACCAGCTGTCCCGCGAGGCGGTCGAGCCCGGCACACCGGCGCTGGCGCGCATCCGGGAGCGGTTCGGCGACGGCGTGATCGGCGAGGACGGCCATCTCGACCGCGCCGCACTCGGAGCGATCGTCTTCGCCGACGACGCCGCCCGGGCCGATCTGAACGCGATCGTCCATCCCGCCGTCGGCGCACTGACCGCACTGCGGCGGGCCGAAGCGGCCGCGACCGGGCCCGACGCGGTCTTCGTCTACGACGTCCCTCTCCTGGTCGAGACCGGCGGACGCCGCGACTTCGACGTCGTCATCGTCGCGGAGGCGCCGGAGGAGGTGCGGATCGACCGTCTGATGCGGCTCCGCGGGCTCTCGCGCGAGGAGGCGGAACGACGCATCGCGTCGCAGGCCTCCGACGAGGAGCGGCGCGCGATCGCCGACATCGTGATCGACACGGGCGGCACGCTCGAGGAGACGCTGTCGCAGACGGATGCCGCCTGGCGGCGCATCCGGGGGTCGGCGTGA
- the rpsA gene encoding 30S ribosomal protein S1 gives MTIATTEKAAKQVAINDIGSADDFLAAVEKTLKFFNDGDLIEGTVVKIDRDEVLLDVGYKTEGVIPSRELSIKHDVDPTEVVQVGDNVEALVLQKEDKEGRLILSKKRAQYERAWGDVEKIKEADGVVTGSVIEVVKGGLIVDIGLRGFLPASLIELRRVRDLTPYLGQEIEAKILELDKNRNNVVLSRRALLEQTQSESRTTFLNNLHKGQVRKGVVSSIVNFGAFVDLGGVDGLVHVSELSWKHIEHASEVVEVGQEVTVEILEVDLDRERVSLSLKATQEDPWQVFARTHAIGQVAPGKVTKLVPFGAFVRVADGIEGLVHISELSGKHVELAEQVVSVGEEVFVKVIDIDLERRRISLSLKQANESVDPEGTDFDPALYGMLTEYDEQGNYKYPDGFDPETNEWKEGFEAEREKWEQEYAAAQARWEAHKKQVAASAAEHAIEAPGSSSYTSETSGSGTLADDETLAALRERLSSNN, from the coding sequence ATGACAATCGCAACGACCGAAAAGGCAGCCAAGCAGGTCGCCATCAACGACATCGGTTCCGCTGATGACTTCCTGGCCGCGGTCGAGAAGACTCTGAAGTTCTTCAACGATGGAGACCTCATCGAAGGCACCGTCGTGAAGATCGACCGCGACGAGGTCCTCCTCGACGTCGGTTACAAGACGGAGGGCGTCATCCCTTCGCGTGAACTCTCCATCAAGCACGACGTCGACCCGACCGAGGTCGTCCAGGTGGGCGACAACGTCGAGGCCCTCGTCCTCCAGAAGGAGGACAAGGAAGGCCGTCTCATCCTGTCGAAGAAGCGGGCTCAGTACGAGCGCGCCTGGGGCGACGTCGAGAAGATCAAGGAGGCCGACGGTGTCGTCACCGGTTCGGTCATCGAGGTCGTCAAGGGTGGCCTGATCGTCGACATCGGCCTCCGCGGCTTCCTCCCGGCCTCGCTCATCGAGCTCCGCCGCGTCCGCGACCTCACCCCCTACCTCGGTCAGGAGATCGAGGCGAAGATCCTCGAGCTCGACAAGAACCGCAACAACGTGGTCCTGTCGCGCCGTGCCCTGCTCGAGCAGACCCAGTCCGAGAGCCGCACCACGTTCCTGAACAACCTCCACAAGGGTCAGGTCCGCAAGGGTGTCGTGTCGTCGATCGTCAACTTCGGTGCGTTCGTCGACCTGGGTGGCGTCGACGGTCTCGTCCACGTCTCCGAGCTCTCCTGGAAGCACATCGAGCACGCCTCCGAGGTCGTCGAGGTGGGCCAGGAGGTCACCGTCGAGATCCTCGAGGTCGACCTCGACCGTGAGCGCGTGTCGCTCTCGCTCAAGGCCACCCAGGAGGACCCGTGGCAGGTCTTCGCCCGCACCCACGCCATCGGGCAGGTCGCTCCCGGAAAGGTCACCAAGCTGGTGCCGTTCGGTGCGTTCGTCCGCGTGGCCGACGGCATCGAGGGTCTGGTCCACATCTCCGAGCTCTCCGGCAAGCACGTCGAGCTGGCTGAGCAGGTCGTGTCGGTCGGCGAGGAGGTCTTCGTCAAGGTCATCGACATCGACCTCGAGCGTCGTCGCATCAGCCTCTCGCTGAAGCAGGCCAACGAGTCCGTCGACCCCGAGGGCACCGACTTCGACCCGGCGCTCTACGGAATGCTCACCGAGTACGACGAGCAGGGGAACTACAAGTACCCCGACGGCTTCGACCCGGAGACCAACGAGTGGAAGGAAGGCTTCGAGGCCGAGCGCGAGAAGTGGGAGCAGGAGTACGCTGCCGCCCAGGCTCGCTGGGAGGCCCACAAGAAGCAGGTCGCCGCGTCGGCCGCCGAGCACGCCATCGAGGCGCCCGGTTCCTCCTCCTACACGAGCGAGACCTCCGGCTCGGGCACGCTGGCCGACGACGAGACCCTCGCCGCTCTCCGCGAGCGACTCTCGTCGAACAACTGA
- a CDS encoding amidohydrolase family protein: MIIDAHVHFTPPGMLETIGRTGDEPYWQFIMTPDDRNQTEQAFVDDERMIADMDAAGIDQVALLAGYQQSERGCVEANETVLTLAERHPGRILPFLSVTPPADEAAESALRDQLDRGIERGAVGVGEVNPYAQGCSLHSRALRVLADACAERGLPLTMHMSEEVGRFYFGKSTPRLGDYYEFARSVPDLKLILAHWGGGLFLFEMMPLVAEQLAHVTYDTAASPLLYPTAVVFETARRLLGPEKLVYGSDYPLEITAAQEGATFTPFLDEIDAVGGFDDPAERAAFLGGTMARLVDPAVPARAGTASDPALREEVALSRRLSDRLELPLDPFASVRLVAERYPATKPVFERYGIPHTDQTVPVWEPIVQSAAARGIGASRQAELLDDLNDALGS, translated from the coding sequence GTGATCATCGACGCGCACGTGCACTTCACCCCGCCCGGGATGCTCGAGACCATCGGTCGCACGGGCGACGAGCCGTACTGGCAGTTCATCATGACGCCCGATGACCGCAACCAGACCGAGCAGGCCTTCGTCGACGACGAGCGCATGATCGCCGACATGGATGCCGCGGGCATCGATCAGGTCGCGCTGCTCGCCGGGTACCAGCAGAGCGAGCGGGGCTGCGTCGAGGCGAACGAGACCGTGCTCACCCTCGCTGAACGGCACCCCGGGCGCATCCTGCCCTTCCTCTCCGTCACGCCGCCGGCCGACGAGGCCGCGGAGTCGGCGCTGCGCGATCAGCTCGATCGCGGCATCGAGCGCGGCGCGGTGGGCGTGGGGGAGGTGAATCCCTACGCGCAGGGCTGCTCGCTGCACTCGCGCGCGCTGCGGGTGCTCGCTGACGCCTGCGCCGAGCGCGGCCTGCCGCTCACGATGCACATGAGCGAGGAGGTCGGCCGCTTCTACTTCGGGAAGAGCACGCCGCGTCTGGGCGACTACTACGAGTTCGCCCGGTCCGTCCCCGATCTGAAGCTCATCCTCGCCCACTGGGGCGGCGGACTCTTCCTGTTCGAGATGATGCCCCTCGTCGCGGAGCAGCTGGCCCACGTCACCTACGACACCGCGGCCTCGCCGCTGCTCTACCCGACGGCGGTCGTCTTCGAGACGGCCCGGCGCCTGCTCGGCCCCGAGAAGCTCGTGTACGGATCGGACTATCCGCTCGAGATCACCGCGGCCCAGGAGGGGGCGACGTTCACGCCGTTCCTCGACGAGATCGACGCGGTGGGCGGCTTCGATGATCCCGCCGAACGGGCCGCCTTCCTGGGTGGCACGATGGCCCGACTCGTCGACCCCGCCGTGCCCGCCCGAGCGGGGACCGCATCCGACCCCGCGCTGAGGGAGGAGGTCGCTCTGTCGCGGAGGCTGTCCGACCGACTGGAGCTGCCCCTGGATCCCTTCGCCTCCGTGCGTCTGGTCGCCGAGAGGTACCCGGCGACGAAGCCGGTCTTCGAGCGCTACGGCATCCCGCACACCGATCAGACCGTCCCGGTCTGGGAGCCCATCGTCCAGTCCGCGGCCGCCCGCGGGATCGGCGCATCAAGGCAGGCAGAGCTGCTCGACGACCTCAACGACGCCCTCGGCTCCTGA
- a CDS encoding epimerase: protein MTDRVVLAGASGFIGAALRESFEGRGATITTIGRGGADVRWGDAAGIRRAVDGADLVVNLAGKSVNCRYDAANRREIFRSRLDTTRELADAIAGSEHPPPLWLNASTATIYRHAEDRPMTESTGEIGEGFSVNVATSWEEAFFDRNLPGTRRVALRMAIVLGDGSALRPLLALARWGLGGPQLDGRWPATKARLAAGTYHRFRARGGRQRFSWVHLDDVVAIVHFLREHPELDGPVNVVAPGATDNRTLMRTVRRAVGRPLGLPAFRWMLELGTAVLRTETELVLKSRWVAPERLEQAGYAFLYREHEPAIRAIVAATGR from the coding sequence GTGACGGATCGCGTCGTGCTGGCAGGGGCGTCGGGCTTCATCGGCGCCGCGCTGAGGGAGTCGTTCGAAGGCCGTGGGGCGACGATCACGACGATCGGCCGCGGGGGAGCTGACGTCCGCTGGGGTGACGCCGCGGGGATCCGTCGAGCGGTCGACGGCGCCGACCTCGTCGTCAACCTCGCAGGCAAGAGCGTGAACTGCCGCTACGACGCCGCGAACCGGCGCGAGATCTTCCGCTCCCGCCTCGACACGACGCGCGAGCTGGCCGACGCGATCGCGGGGTCCGAGCATCCGCCGCCCCTCTGGCTCAACGCCTCGACGGCCACCATCTACCGTCACGCAGAGGACCGCCCGATGACCGAGTCGACGGGGGAGATCGGGGAGGGCTTCTCGGTGAACGTCGCGACATCGTGGGAGGAGGCGTTCTTCGACCGTAACCTCCCCGGCACGCGACGCGTCGCGCTGCGGATGGCGATCGTCCTCGGCGACGGCAGCGCGCTCCGCCCTCTCCTCGCGCTCGCGCGCTGGGGCCTCGGCGGTCCGCAGCTCGACGGGCGCTGGCCCGCGACGAAGGCGCGCCTCGCGGCGGGCACGTACCACCGGTTCCGCGCGCGCGGCGGACGGCAGCGCTTCAGCTGGGTCCACCTCGACGACGTGGTGGCGATCGTGCACTTCCTCCGCGAGCACCCGGAGCTCGACGGCCCCGTCAACGTCGTCGCACCCGGCGCCACCGACAACCGCACGCTGATGCGCACCGTCCGTCGCGCCGTCGGCAGACCGTTGGGCCTCCCCGCCTTCCGCTGGATGCTCGAGCTCGGCACCGCCGTGCTCCGCACCGAGACCGAGCTCGTTCTGAAGAGCCGATGGGTCGCCCCCGAGCGCCTCGAGCAGGCGGGCTACGCCTTCCTCTACCGCGAGCACGAGCCGGCGATCCGCGCGATCGTCGCCGCGACGGGCAGGTGA
- a CDS encoding DUF4166 domain-containing protein — protein MPTPDGPYHREGTTHGPEHPLSPYGAALGPEALAALHPRLRDYVDAIPPGHRGVGRGTYEVAGARRRWLRPALAILAREQVLFPAYQRDVPFRIRNDEGPWGRRARREFGFLSGRRTMVDEVHLVEGRLVDDIGVHRRFRAELEARVEGGALHLTSTRMLVRLGPLLIPLPRRWSPRLALVERFVDSEGRQRVDLVLDAPLIGTLYEYRGTFEYRIVGGEDVG, from the coding sequence GTGCCGACGCCCGACGGGCCGTACCATCGCGAGGGGACGACGCACGGTCCCGAGCATCCGCTCTCCCCGTACGGGGCGGCGCTGGGGCCGGAGGCGCTGGCCGCCCTGCATCCACGGCTGCGCGACTACGTGGACGCCATCCCGCCGGGTCACCGCGGCGTCGGGCGCGGGACCTACGAGGTCGCCGGCGCCCGTCGGCGGTGGCTCCGGCCCGCGCTGGCGATCCTGGCTCGCGAGCAGGTGCTCTTCCCCGCGTACCAGCGCGACGTGCCGTTCCGCATCCGCAACGACGAGGGACCGTGGGGTCGGCGCGCTCGGCGCGAGTTCGGGTTCCTGTCGGGTCGACGCACGATGGTCGACGAGGTCCACCTGGTCGAGGGGCGGCTCGTCGACGACATCGGCGTCCACCGCAGGTTCCGCGCCGAGCTCGAGGCCCGGGTGGAGGGCGGTGCCCTCCACCTCACCTCGACCCGGATGCTCGTCCGCCTCGGCCCTCTCCTCATCCCTCTGCCCCGCCGATGGTCACCGCGGCTCGCGCTCGTCGAGCGCTTCGTCGACTCCGAGGGGAGGCAGCGCGTCGACCTCGTGCTCGACGCACCCCTGATCGGGACGCTCTACGAGTACCGGGGTACGTTCGAGTACAGGATCGTCGGGGGAGAGGACGTCGGGTGA
- a CDS encoding DUF885 domain-containing protein, with product MSDTTVPGASDGAPERQSTPIDRIAEDWVDTVVDLLPEYGTYIGRTEVNHRLGDYSPEGHERYMAAVKRTLAALDATAPADDVDEVTKTDLSSELRLTLEGSEAGLHLRDLNVINSPSQEIRESFDLMPTATADDWSTIAKRLAAVDDAIAGYIVTLRKGMREGVTPARRQVLEVLEQARKYSGRDGFFHSFTADAGAAGELPQSLRTDLERGADTAAEAYSRLEQFLENELAPVATREDAVGREIYALQSRRFLGAVIDLDETYEWGVAELARMTAEQESIAQEIVPDASVQEAIAFLDGDASRKLHGTDALQRWMQETSDRAVAELGATHFDIPEPIRALECMIAPTTEGGIYYTGPTDDFSRPGRMWWSVPEGVTEFDTWRELTTVYHEGVPGHHLQIGQAVYNRSRLNTWRRQLAGTSGHAEGWALYAERLMEELGYLDDPADRLGMLDGQRMRAVRVVLDIGVHLGKPRLDGSGVWDAEYALDVMRRNVNMDDSFIRFEVNRYLGWPGQAPSYKVGQRIWEEVRDAARAREGASFSLKDFHRRALDLGGVGLDTLRTTLLA from the coding sequence ATGAGCGACACGACTGTACCCGGCGCATCCGACGGCGCACCCGAACGGCAGAGCACGCCGATCGATCGCATCGCCGAGGACTGGGTCGACACCGTGGTCGACCTGCTGCCCGAGTACGGCACCTACATCGGCCGCACCGAGGTCAACCACCGCCTCGGCGACTACTCGCCCGAGGGGCACGAGCGGTACATGGCCGCGGTGAAGCGCACGCTCGCCGCGCTCGACGCCACGGCGCCCGCCGACGACGTCGACGAGGTCACGAAGACCGACCTGTCGAGCGAGCTGCGTCTCACCCTCGAGGGGTCGGAGGCGGGCCTGCACCTGCGCGACCTCAACGTCATCAACTCGCCGTCGCAGGAGATCCGCGAGTCGTTCGACCTCATGCCCACCGCCACGGCCGACGACTGGTCGACCATCGCGAAGCGGCTCGCCGCGGTCGACGACGCGATCGCGGGCTACATCGTCACGCTGCGCAAGGGCATGCGCGAAGGCGTCACGCCCGCCCGTCGCCAGGTGCTCGAGGTGCTCGAGCAGGCGCGCAAGTACTCCGGCCGCGACGGCTTCTTCCACTCCTTCACCGCAGACGCGGGTGCCGCGGGCGAGCTCCCGCAGAGCCTCCGAACTGACCTCGAGCGCGGCGCCGACACCGCCGCCGAGGCGTACTCGCGCCTCGAGCAGTTCCTCGAGAACGAGCTCGCCCCCGTCGCCACCCGCGAGGATGCGGTGGGTCGCGAGATCTACGCCCTGCAGTCGCGCCGCTTCCTCGGCGCCGTGATCGACCTCGACGAGACGTACGAGTGGGGCGTGGCCGAGCTCGCCCGCATGACCGCGGAGCAGGAGTCGATCGCGCAGGAGATCGTCCCCGACGCCTCCGTGCAGGAGGCGATCGCCTTCCTCGACGGCGACGCGAGCCGCAAGCTGCACGGCACCGACGCCCTCCAGCGCTGGATGCAGGAGACCAGCGACCGCGCCGTGGCCGAGCTCGGCGCCACTCACTTCGACATCCCCGAGCCCATCCGCGCTCTCGAGTGCATGATCGCCCCCACCACCGAGGGCGGCATCTACTACACCGGCCCCACCGACGACTTCTCGCGTCCGGGCCGGATGTGGTGGTCGGTGCCCGAGGGTGTCACCGAGTTCGACACCTGGCGCGAGCTCACGACCGTCTACCACGAGGGTGTCCCCGGGCATCACCTGCAGATCGGGCAGGCGGTCTACAACCGCTCCCGCCTGAACACCTGGCGTCGCCAGCTGGCCGGCACGAGCGGTCACGCCGAGGGCTGGGCGCTGTACGCCGAGCGCCTCATGGAGGAGCTGGGCTACCTCGACGATCCCGCCGACCGCCTCGGCATGCTCGACGGGCAGCGGATGCGCGCGGTGCGCGTGGTGCTCGACATCGGCGTGCACCTGGGCAAGCCGCGCCTCGACGGATCCGGGGTCTGGGACGCCGAGTACGCCCTCGACGTGATGCGCCGGAACGTGAACATGGACGACTCGTTCATCCGCTTCGAGGTGAACCGCTACCTCGGCTGGCCCGGCCAGGCCCCGTCGTACAAGGTCGGCCAGCGCATCTGGGAGGAGGTGCGCGACGCCGCCCGCGCCCGCGAGGGCGCCTCGTTCTCGCTGAAGGACTTCCACCGCCGCGCCCTCGACCTCGGCGGCGTCGGCCTCGACACCCTCCGCACCACCCTCCTCGCCTAG
- a CDS encoding DNA polymerase Y family protein, translating into MSGGRRASAAAPGVAVPMRTMVVWCPDWPVTAMAAVAGVDPAHPIAVIEKDLVHACSATARAEGVRRGLRVREAQARCPQLVVLELDQVRVDRAFEPLIAALEDLSPGVQVVRSGVCALRSRGPARYYGSERRAAAAFLERLAMLGAPDARVGVSDGLFAADIAARLPLPGDDRIRVVPAGEAGAFLAGLPVQFTGDDELVGLLVRLGVRTLGDFAAIPAEDVRARFGEVGARAHLRASGSEGTAVVPRVPPELREVVSEFEPPLDRVDQITFGIRAASDRFVDDLREARLVCTAVRIELTAETGRMRERVWLHPRWFTASDVVDRVRWQLQGGGTIDDGLEAPVARVRIAAEAVDASIHHETGLWGTGSDERVHHALSRVQSMVGHEGVLTAVIGGGRGLAERQRLTPWGDRPDAMGGVQVGRSAAASGAGERTPQLLPARPTGATAGAERTPPWPGSLPPPVPTTVFAQLMPVLVEDAAGDTVDVTDRGEATAHPALFSPGTARSELRPVAAWAGPWPVSERWWDAEGRRSYARFQVVDADGDAWLLRVEQGRWSAEARYD; encoded by the coding sequence ATGAGCGGCGGACGACGCGCCTCCGCCGCGGCCCCGGGTGTGGCGGTGCCGATGCGGACGATGGTGGTGTGGTGCCCGGACTGGCCCGTCACGGCGATGGCGGCCGTCGCGGGTGTCGACCCCGCGCATCCGATCGCCGTCATCGAGAAGGATCTGGTGCACGCCTGCTCCGCCACCGCCCGCGCCGAGGGCGTGCGGCGGGGACTGCGCGTACGCGAGGCGCAGGCGCGCTGCCCGCAGCTGGTGGTGCTGGAGCTGGATCAGGTTCGGGTCGATCGGGCGTTCGAGCCGCTGATCGCGGCGCTCGAGGACCTGAGCCCCGGGGTGCAGGTGGTGCGTTCGGGGGTGTGCGCGCTGCGCTCGCGCGGGCCGGCGCGCTACTACGGCTCCGAGCGGCGAGCCGCGGCCGCCTTCCTCGAGCGGCTCGCGATGCTGGGGGCTCCGGATGCGCGGGTCGGGGTGTCCGACGGGCTCTTCGCCGCCGACATCGCCGCGAGACTGCCTCTCCCCGGGGACGACCGCATCCGGGTGGTGCCGGCGGGTGAGGCGGGTGCGTTCCTCGCCGGACTGCCCGTGCAGTTCACCGGAGACGACGAGCTCGTCGGCCTGCTCGTGCGCCTCGGCGTGCGCACGCTGGGCGATTTCGCCGCGATCCCGGCGGAGGACGTCCGGGCCCGCTTCGGCGAGGTCGGCGCCCGGGCGCACCTGAGGGCCAGCGGCAGCGAGGGCACGGCCGTGGTGCCGCGCGTGCCGCCCGAGCTGCGCGAGGTGGTCTCCGAGTTCGAGCCGCCGCTCGACCGCGTCGACCAGATCACGTTCGGCATCCGCGCCGCGAGCGACCGCTTCGTCGACGACCTGCGCGAGGCGCGGTTGGTGTGCACGGCCGTGCGCATCGAGCTCACCGCCGAGACGGGGCGGATGCGCGAGCGGGTCTGGCTGCATCCGCGCTGGTTCACGGCGAGCGACGTGGTCGACCGGGTGCGCTGGCAGCTGCAGGGCGGCGGCACGATCGACGACGGCCTGGAGGCGCCCGTGGCCCGGGTGCGGATCGCGGCCGAGGCGGTCGACGCGAGCATCCACCACGAGACGGGCCTGTGGGGCACCGGATCCGACGAGCGCGTCCACCACGCCCTGTCGCGTGTGCAGAGCATGGTCGGCCACGAGGGTGTGCTCACCGCGGTGATCGGCGGCGGGAGGGGGCTCGCCGAGCGGCAGCGGCTGACGCCCTGGGGTGACCGTCCGGATGCGATGGGCGGCGTGCAGGTGGGTCGGAGTGCTGCGGCGAGCGGCGCGGGTGAGCGGACGCCGCAGCTCCTTCCCGCGCGGCCCACGGGCGCGACGGCGGGTGCCGAGCGGACGCCGCCGTGGCCGGGGAGCCTCCCGCCGCCCGTACCCACCACCGTGTTCGCGCAGCTGATGCCGGTGCTCGTCGAGGATGCGGCGGGCGACACCGTCGACGTGACGGATCGCGGGGAGGCGACCGCGCATCCGGCGCTCTTCTCCCCCGGCACGGCGCGGTCCGAGCTGCGGCCGGTCGCGGCCTGGGCGGGGCCGTGGCCGGTGAGCGAGCGCTGGTGGGACGCCGAGGGCCGACGCAGCTACGCACGCTTCCAGGTGGTCGACGCCGACGGCGACGCGTGGCTGCTGCGCGTGGAGCAGGGCCGCTGGAGCGCGGAGGCGCGCTATGACTGA